One Coffea arabica cultivar ET-39 chromosome 5e, Coffea Arabica ET-39 HiFi, whole genome shotgun sequence DNA segment encodes these proteins:
- the LOC140006721 gene encoding uncharacterized protein has product MIQNDLVHGWGLDFALRRCVEPAHEKIDVVDSQWIVHQVIPSLGSQGQSENGKAPWQGSTLKASSSNFMVRERCRSEWVQFQDRLANADKKYIEQFGRTLN; this is encoded by the exons ATGATTCAG AATGATTTGGTGCATGGTTGGGGATTGGATTTTGCACTAAGGAGATGTGTGGAG CCTGCACATGAGAAAATTGATGTGGTTGACTCTCAGTGGATAGTTCATCAAGTTATTCCTTCTCTGGGAAGTCAG GGTCAATCTGAAAATGGAAAAGCTCCTTGGCAAGGG tcaactctgaAAGCTTCTTCATCCAATTTTATG gtaagagagAGGTGCAGAAGTGAGTGGGTGCAGTTTCAAGATCGCCTAGCCAATGCAGATAAGAAATATATTGAACAGTTTGGGAGGACTTTGAATTAG